TATTTAATGATAAGATTTATGCTTCTGAAAATGGATCAGTTATCGAAGCGATAAGCAAACAATATTATGATAAAGATTTTATTTCGGAAGCATCTGTATATAATGGTGAGTTTCCAGAAGAAATTATAGAAACATTACTAATAACCATAGAAATTTTTGGTGGCTTATCTGCGACAGAATTATTAGACATAAACTATCAACAGAATAGTTGGATAAAAGCGTACAATAACTCTTCTGTTGGAAGGTCTAATTCTAAAGATGAAAGTGAAATAAATATTGATTGTTTAATAAAAGATGACTTGAATAACTTTCGGGAATTGTTGAGTGCATATGATTCAATAAATAACAATTTAGATTTTAGAGTTATAAAAGGAAGAACATATTATTTTGACCCAACGAAATTAGAGTTAAGCGATGAGATAATTAAAAAACTAGAAGAATTTAATGGTAACGAATCAGCATATACTATTTACTTTGATGATAACGTAGGATTGGTGATTTATTGATGAATATCACTATTGGTCAGGGTCTTTGGTTAAAAATGCCTTTTGCTGATGGAGGTAAGTGTAATTATGAAAGACCGTTCTTAGTTATTAGAATAGATTCACAAAATAATAAGTTATTACTTTTAAACGTTTCTTCAATAAAAGGGAAAACTCATAAACTACTCTTTGATTCAAATAGGCGCTTACCCAAATATAATCCACCTCTGTCTGAACCATCTTTTGTAAAATTAGATGCATTATATACTATTGAATATTACGATGATTTACAAACAAAGTTACTATCCACTGGTAAACAATATGATTACGAAGAGCTTCAAAGAATTACACAGTTATTCGATACTTATCGAAAAATAAAAAAGAATGTTTTAGAAGTTACATATGATCAAAAAACACTAATAGCCATCAACTCCTAAATTTTTTAGGAGTTTTTATTATTGATATTTAAAAAGATAATAAGATAGAAAAACCAAAATCAATGTATAATGATGATTTTAATTTATTATCCATAGCATATATTTCCTTTGTTCTCCTCATTATAATTATTTGCTCATCACTCGGTAAAGGATCTGCGTGTTCGAACGATCACAACCAAAACCAAGTCGGCTAAACCAACGTAACCTTGTAAAGAACACAAGCTAACGCTGGCTAAGTCATTGGGTTTCGTACATGCTCGTAACGCCTACTTGTGGCTCTCGCATGCTTCACTACGTTTCACACCCTTCTACTCTCGTTTTCGCAAAAATTCCTTTCTTTTCAAACAAAGAAAGGAGCTGTTTCAAGATGGAGACAATTTATGAAATTCAACGGATCAGACAGGTGATTTCCGAGGTGGGAGGAGGGGAACCATACATCATCCGTTCTCCAGAAGATGCTGCAAAGGTTGCTGCTGGATTTATCGGTGAAGATGATCGCGAGGTGTTCTTCGTCATGTGTCTCAATACGAAAAACAGAGTTGTTGCGGTTCATCGTTGTCATGTAGGATCAATCAATGCCAGCATTGTTCATCCCAGGGAAGTATTCAAAAGTGCAATCCTGAATAACAGTGCAGCCATCATCCTCTGTCACCAGCATCCTTCTCAAGATACGAATCCATCTCGAGAAGACATTGAAGTAACAAAACGGCTGGTTGAAGCAGGGCATATGATTGGAGTTGAGGTTCTGGATCATCTGATTGTCAATGCAGAAGCTGGATATACCAGCTTAAAAGAAAAAGGATATGTATAAAACATTGGGAAGGAGCTTAGCTCCTTCCCTTCTTACTTAAAAATTTCTTATCATTCGTTGGTTGTGTCTTCAGCTAATATTTCAATTGTCATTCTTATTTTCTTTCCCTGAAATTCATTGAAAAAAATCTTCCACCTTCCTTCCGTTAAAAACCTTCACAATTTTCACTGGTATGTTTCCATACTCACTAACATCATTGAAGTTATATCTGACTTCTGGTATTCCTTCTTCTACATAAACAGGGATAATTTTGACCAAAATCTATGTATTTCTGTCAAAAAACGAAGCGAATAAAAAAATTACTATGAATTTTTAAATAATATAATATAGAAATATTATTTTATTTCTGTATAATGTGGAGATAATTCATCTAAAACTTTCATTCAGCACAGTACGAGAGAGGAGTTTGACTAATGGCAGACAAAGATCTGAGAATACGCAGTAAAGACATCAGTGAAGGAGACAACCGCGCGCCGAACCGGGCGATGCTCAGAGCAGTAGGATTTGACGACGAGGACTTTCAAAAGCCGATGATCGGTGTTGCCAGTACGTGGAGCGAGGTTACACCCTGCAACGTACATATAGACAAACTCGCCATTGAAGCAAAACGCGGAGCCCGCGACGGTGGCGGAGCACCGATGATTTTTAACACCATCACCGTTGCTGACGGCATTTCCATGGGACACGAAGGCATGCGCTATTCCCTTCCGAGCCGGGAAGTAATCGCGGACTCCATTGAAACCGTAGTAGGGGCCGAGCGCCTTGACGGAGTTGTGGCTATCGGTGGCTGCGATAAAAATATGCCAGGCTGTATGATTGCCATCGGCCGCTTAAATTTACCCGCTGTATTTGTATACGGTGGTACAATTTCACCAGGTAAATCAAGAGAAGATAAAGACATCGACATCGTTTCTGTATTTGAAGCTGTCGGTAAACATAACGCAGGATCCATGGATAAGGACGGACTCCACGACATCGAATGTCATGCATGTCCGGGCGCCGGTTCATGCGGAGGCATGTACACAGCAAACACGATGGCGTCCGCTATTGAAGCTCTCGGAATGAGCCTGCCCGGCAGCGCATCAAACCCGGCAGAGACCGGCAACAAGCAGGAAGACTGCTACAAAGCAGGTGACGCTGTTGTGGAACTTCTGCGTAAAGAAATCTATCCGCGGGACATTATGACAAAAGAGGCATTTGAAAATGCCATTACGGTTGTTATGGCACTGGGTGGATCTACAAACGCCTTCCTTCATCTGCTGGCGATGGCTCACTCGGTTGATGTGGACCTCTCGTATAACGACTTCGAGCGTATCCGCGAGCGTGTACCGCACATTGCGGACCTGAAGCCGAGCGGAAAATACGTCATGGAAAATCTTCACCAGGTAGGCGGCGTTTCCGCTGTAATGAAGCTTCTGCTTGAGGAAGGGCTTTTGAGCGGTGACTGTCTCACGGTTACGGGTAAAACACTGGCAGAGAACCTGGCGGAAGTTCCTCCGCTACAGGAAGGCCAGGAAATCATCCGTCCTGTAAGCGAGCCGTTTAAGGAATGCGGTCCACTATATGTATTAAAAGGGAACCTGGCACCGGCTGGAGCTGTTGCCAAGATGAGCGGACTGAAAGTAAGCAAGCTCACCGGTCCCGCCCGGGTATTTGATTCGGAAAAAGAAGCGACGGAAGCGGTATTGGCAAATCAGATCAATCCGGGGGACGTGCTGGTGATCCGCTACGCCGGTCCGAAAGGCGGTCCGGGAATGAGCGAGATGCTCTCCATCTCAGCAATCATCATCGGTAAAGGACTCGGAGAGAAAGTCGGCTTGTTAACTGACGGTCGTTTCTCAGGAGGAACCCATGGTCTTGTCGTTGGCCATGTAGCACCTGAAGCACAGGTGGGCGGTCCAATTGCTTTGTTGAAAGAAGGCGACTTGGTGACCATCGACAGTGAAACACAGGAGCTGAACGTTGATGTGAGCGCAGAAGAAATGAAAGCCCGTCTCGCAGACTGGCAGGCACCGCCGCTACGCTACTCCCGCGGGGTGTTGAACAAATATGCAAGACTTGTATCCTGTGCCTCAAAAGGTGCGGTAAC
Above is a genomic segment from Alkalihalobacillus sp. TS-13 containing:
- a CDS encoding Panacea domain-containing protein, translating into MLMVKTEKVKALDLAKWFIKHDFDKPKDTIEGNSKLQNLIYFSQLIHLAKNGDTLFNDKIYASENGSVIEAISKQYYDKDFISEASVYNGEFPEEIIETLLITIEIFGGLSATELLDINYQQNSWIKAYNNSSVGRSNSKDESEINIDCLIKDDLNNFRELLSAYDSINNNLDFRVIKGRTYYFDPTKLELSDEIIKKLEEFNGNESAYTIYFDDNVGLVIY
- a CDS encoding JAB domain-containing protein; the encoded protein is METIYEIQRIRQVISEVGGGEPYIIRSPEDAAKVAAGFIGEDDREVFFVMCLNTKNRVVAVHRCHVGSINASIVHPREVFKSAILNNSAAIILCHQHPSQDTNPSREDIEVTKRLVEAGHMIGVEVLDHLIVNAEAGYTSLKEKGYV
- the ilvD gene encoding dihydroxy-acid dehydratase; translated protein: MADKDLRIRSKDISEGDNRAPNRAMLRAVGFDDEDFQKPMIGVASTWSEVTPCNVHIDKLAIEAKRGARDGGGAPMIFNTITVADGISMGHEGMRYSLPSREVIADSIETVVGAERLDGVVAIGGCDKNMPGCMIAIGRLNLPAVFVYGGTISPGKSREDKDIDIVSVFEAVGKHNAGSMDKDGLHDIECHACPGAGSCGGMYTANTMASAIEALGMSLPGSASNPAETGNKQEDCYKAGDAVVELLRKEIYPRDIMTKEAFENAITVVMALGGSTNAFLHLLAMAHSVDVDLSYNDFERIRERVPHIADLKPSGKYVMENLHQVGGVSAVMKLLLEEGLLSGDCLTVTGKTLAENLAEVPPLQEGQEIIRPVSEPFKECGPLYVLKGNLAPAGAVAKMSGLKVSKLTGPARVFDSEKEATEAVLANQINPGDVLVIRYAGPKGGPGMSEMLSISAIIIGKGLGEKVGLLTDGRFSGGTHGLVVGHVAPEAQVGGPIALLKEGDLVTIDSETQELNVDVSAEEMKARLADWQAPPLRYSRGVLNKYARLVSCASKGAVTDLGEE